A single genomic interval of Lathyrus oleraceus cultivar Zhongwan6 chromosome 7, CAAS_Psat_ZW6_1.0, whole genome shotgun sequence harbors:
- the LOC127105854 gene encoding protein BUD31 homolog 2 → MPKVKTSRVKYPEGWELIEPTLRELQGKMREAENDPHDGKRKCETLWPIFKIAHQKSRYVFDLYHRRREISKELYEFCLDQGYADRNLIAKWKKPGYERLCCLRCMQPRDHNFATTCVCRVPKQLREEKVIECVHCGCKGCASGD, encoded by the exons ATGCCGAAAGTAAAGACATCCCGAGTTAAATACCCTGAAGGCTGGGAGTTAATCGAGCCAACACTACGGGAACTTCAAGGAAAGATGAGAGAAG CTGAGAATGATCCCCATGATGGAAAAAGAAAATGTGAGACTTTATGGCCTATATTTAAAATTGCACACCAGAAGAGTCGCTATGTGTTTGACCTCTACCACCGGAGGAGGGAAATTTCTAAAGAATTGTATGAATTCTGTTTAGATCAAGGATACGCTGACCGCAATCTAATTGCCAAATGGAAAAAG CCTGGTTACGAACGTCTCTGTTGTTTGAGGTGCATGCAGCCACGCGATCACAATTTTGCCACAACCTGTGTTTGCAGAGTACCAAAGCAACTTAGGGAGGAAAAGGTTATAGAGTGTGTTCACTGTGGTTGCAAGGGCTGTGCAAGCGGGGACTGA